One Candidatus Parcubacteria bacterium DNA segment encodes these proteins:
- a CDS encoding transposase, with product MRKVKFVKNNFYHIYNRGVEKRSIFQDDNDRWRFLQGLFLFNDEKNSFNLLWHLEQKKRKATFGLLKDILKEQGDKRSNLVNIIADCLMPNHFHLILEEIRENGITLFMHKLGTGYTKYFNKRYQRVGSLFQGTFKAVLIDKEDYLRYLLVYINVVNPGELIEPFLKENGIKNPEQIIKFAGEYPWSTNQEHLGKRDSIILGKNALNKIFGNSDDYKNFVQEVLVGERIKSINHLFLES from the coding sequence ATGAGAAAAGTAAAATTTGTTAAAAATAATTTTTATCATATATACAACAGAGGCGTGGAAAAACGCAGTATTTTTCAAGACGATAACGACAGATGGCGCTTTCTTCAGGGATTATTTTTATTTAACGATGAAAAGAATAGTTTTAATCTTCTTTGGCATTTAGAGCAGAAAAAAAGAAAAGCAACATTCGGTTTGTTAAAAGATATTCTTAAAGAACAGGGTGATAAAAGGAGTAATTTGGTTAATATAATAGCTGATTGTCTTATGCCTAATCATTTTCACCTGATTTTAGAAGAGATAAGAGAAAATGGAATTACTCTTTTTATGCATAAATTGGGTACAGGATACACAAAATATTTCAATAAAAGATATCAGCGGGTAGGGAGTTTGTTTCAAGGGACTTTTAAAGCTGTTTTGATAGACAAAGAAGATTACTTGCGATATTTACTTGTTTATATCAATGTAGTCAACCCAGGAGAATTAATAGAGCCGTTTTTAAAAGAAAATGGAATTAAAAATCCAGAGCAGATTATAAAATTTGCAGGAGAGTATCCTTGGAGTACTAATCAAGAGCATCTTGGGAAAAGAGATTCAATAATCTTAGGAAAAAATGCTTTAAATAAGATATTTGGTAATTCTGACGATTATAAAAATTTTGTTCAAGAAGTTTTAGTGGGTGAAAGAATAAAATCAATTAACCATCTTTTTCTTGAAAGCTAA